From the genome of Ignavibacteriales bacterium, one region includes:
- a CDS encoding sodium:solute symporter family protein: protein MIFGLSYLDITIIALYMLLIVYLGFKTKNKVNSTGDYFMAGRKGSRFMMIANGFGGATHTDQAIGVAGATYEIGLGGIWYQWMYLFVTPFFWLLGPVYRRCRYVTTSDFFEERYGTKHGISYSVMALLYFLMDIGLILKGTGTAIEAVTHGAISSAFVIIFVTIFFLAYSVIGGLRSALVINLVQGLFILIFSFLLIPFAISAGGGITAIKAQLPAHMFSFVAPKEATLFFIIMVVINGLIGIVVQPHHMALGGAGKSEKSCRTGWTYGTFTKRFATLGWAFVGVLAAALYPGLTNSNRENAFGMMVANLLPSGLLGLMVAAMIAAILAVLHNYMVGGSAIITRNFYKKIYTKDLTAGKELKIARMSSVLLILGGVSIALVIPSVIQGLVIVWHFTAFFGIGFWMALMWRRANRYGLWATLIVTILATLYSGSYFSFGLGWSTAYQIALYLPLGFLTMIIVSSLTKSEPEENLNRFYALLHTPVGEEYKLRNNGMTMIFEGESIHASSDKNESLEENGHSLLLVDLLSLHKKFSFKKYRVDIVGFLWASLFVLGIFAFALFVAGIG from the coding sequence ATGATTTTTGGACTTTCCTATTTAGATATAACAATTATTGCCCTTTACATGTTATTAATAGTTTATCTCGGTTTTAAAACAAAGAACAAAGTGAACTCAACCGGTGACTATTTTATGGCAGGAAGAAAGGGAAGCCGGTTCATGATGATAGCTAATGGATTCGGCGGAGCGACGCATACAGATCAGGCTATTGGTGTTGCCGGTGCAACGTATGAAATCGGTCTTGGTGGAATTTGGTATCAGTGGATGTACTTATTTGTAACTCCATTCTTTTGGCTTCTTGGTCCGGTGTACAGAAGATGCCGTTATGTTACTACAAGCGATTTTTTTGAAGAAAGATACGGCACCAAACATGGTATTTCATATTCAGTAATGGCATTGCTTTATTTTCTAATGGATATAGGTCTAATTCTGAAGGGAACCGGTACCGCAATAGAAGCTGTGACTCACGGGGCTATTTCTTCGGCATTTGTAATAATCTTTGTTACAATTTTTTTTCTCGCTTATAGTGTAATAGGTGGATTGAGATCTGCTTTAGTAATTAATCTGGTTCAGGGACTTTTCATTCTAATCTTTTCATTTCTTTTAATTCCATTTGCAATTTCTGCCGGCGGAGGTATCACTGCAATCAAAGCACAACTTCCGGCACATATGTTCAGTTTTGTCGCACCCAAAGAAGCAACATTATTTTTCATAATTATGGTTGTTATCAACGGTCTAATTGGAATTGTTGTTCAGCCTCATCATATGGCATTGGGCGGAGCTGGGAAATCAGAAAAAAGTTGCAGGACCGGATGGACTTACGGAACATTTACCAAACGATTTGCAACGCTTGGTTGGGCTTTTGTCGGAGTTCTTGCAGCGGCACTCTATCCGGGTTTAACAAATAGTAATAGAGAAAATGCATTCGGAATGATGGTTGCAAACTTATTACCAAGCGGTTTGCTGGGATTAATGGTGGCTGCAATGATCGCTGCAATTTTAGCTGTTCTTCATAACTATATGGTTGGCGGTTCGGCAATTATTACCAGAAATTTTTACAAAAAAATATATACGAAAGATTTAACTGCTGGGAAAGAATTAAAAATTGCAAGGATGTCATCAGTACTGTTAATTCTTGGTGGTGTTTCAATTGCATTAGTCATTCCAAGTGTGATTCAAGGATTAGTTATTGTCTGGCATTTCACAGCATTTTTTGGAATTGGATTTTGGATGGCATTAATGTGGAGACGTGCAAACAGATACGGATTATGGGCAACATTGATTGTCACTATTTTAGCAACGCTCTATTCCGGTTCGTATTTCTCATTTGGACTCGGTTGGTCAACAGCATATCAAATTGCCTTGTATCTGCCTCTCGGATTCTTAACGATGATTATTGTAAGTAGTCTTACAAAAAGTGAACCGGAAGAAAATCTGAACCGTTTTTATGCCCTGTTGCACACTCCGGTTGGTGAAGAATATAAATTGAGAAATAACGGAATGACAATGATTTTCGAAGGTGAATCGATACATGCATCTTCAGACAAAAATGAATCGCTTGAAGAAAACGGGCATAGTCTGCTGCTTGTTGACTTGCTTTCACTTCATAAAAAATTCAGTTTCAAAAAATACCGGGTTGATATTGTAGGATTTTTGTGGGCTTCCCTTTTTGTATTGGGAATATTCGCTTTTGCCCTTTTTGTTGCGGGAATAGGTTAA
- the uidA gene encoding beta-glucuronidase: protein MLYPIRNKFRSFIELNDFWKFKIDRDKIGEKEKWYKGFQSDLEIAVPGSWNEQLEELGLLFYVGSTWYYKKVFMPEEIKNKRIVLRVGSADFNSKVWINGNLIGENNQGFLPFEFDITEKVTTGENFDLVIMVNNELNGETIPQGISSENYVQENRLREETYPSARFDFAPFGGINRPVIIYTTPHDFISKIKVDTKILSQKIGQANIEVTCNNNFSNEINFEISDPQSASSKSEKIKEHTANTEIKIDSCRFWSNRDPYLYDLNIKLLKEGDVIDEYSLPIGIREIRITDNKIFLNDEEIYLKGFGKHEDYSVIGKGLFLPLIVKDFELMKWINANSFRTSHYPYSDEIMFYADRKGILVIDEVPAVSLDFRFVNQKTLENHKESLRRLIERDYNHPSIIMWAAGNEPNLVGEPSYYDGSGKKYWGDIFNYTRSLDKSRPVTVPNCTRAGVDDPVFEFCDIISINRYYGWYEYPGKIEYAVKILGDEMDLIYKKYRKPMIMTEFGVDTVSGLHSTSDQMFTEEYQAKYLEEYIKLFRTKSYMVGEHVWNFADFRTPQHFRRVIMNLKGVFSRERAPKFAAFKLKEIWGKNE from the coding sequence ATGTTATACCCAATAAGAAATAAGTTTCGCTCATTTATTGAACTTAATGACTTTTGGAAATTTAAAATTGACCGGGATAAAATCGGTGAAAAAGAAAAATGGTACAAAGGATTTCAAAGTGATTTAGAAATTGCTGTCCCTGGAAGCTGGAACGAGCAGTTAGAAGAATTGGGATTACTCTTTTATGTAGGATCTACCTGGTATTACAAAAAAGTATTTATGCCAGAAGAAATTAAGAATAAAAGGATAGTACTTAGGGTCGGCTCTGCAGATTTTAATTCAAAAGTTTGGATCAATGGAAATCTTATCGGAGAAAACAATCAAGGATTTCTGCCTTTTGAATTTGACATAACGGAAAAAGTTACAACCGGAGAGAATTTTGACTTAGTAATTATGGTTAATAACGAATTGAATGGGGAAACTATTCCTCAGGGGATATCATCTGAAAATTATGTACAGGAGAATCGACTTAGAGAAGAAACATATCCTTCCGCTCGTTTTGATTTTGCCCCATTCGGAGGAATAAACAGGCCGGTAATAATTTATACAACTCCCCATGATTTTATTAGTAAAATCAAAGTTGATACAAAAATATTATCTCAAAAAATCGGTCAGGCTAACATTGAAGTTACATGCAATAATAATTTTAGTAACGAAATAAATTTTGAAATATCTGATCCACAATCAGCAAGTTCAAAGAGTGAAAAAATAAAAGAGCATACGGCGAACACAGAAATAAAAATTGATAGCTGCAGATTCTGGTCGAACCGGGATCCCTATCTTTATGACCTTAACATCAAATTATTAAAAGAAGGGGATGTTATAGATGAATATTCTCTACCGATCGGAATAAGAGAAATAAGGATCACTGACAACAAAATTTTCCTTAATGATGAAGAGATCTATTTAAAGGGATTTGGTAAACATGAAGATTATTCTGTTATCGGGAAAGGTTTATTCCTTCCATTAATTGTAAAAGATTTTGAATTGATGAAATGGATTAATGCAAATTCTTTTAGAACTTCTCACTACCCGTATTCGGATGAAATAATGTTCTACGCCGATAGAAAGGGGATTTTAGTTATTGATGAAGTTCCTGCCGTGAGTTTGGACTTTAGATTTGTAAATCAAAAAACTTTAGAGAATCATAAAGAATCTTTACGCCGATTAATCGAAAGAGATTATAACCATCCTTCTATTATTATGTGGGCTGCCGGTAATGAACCGAACTTAGTTGGCGAACCAAGTTATTATGACGGCAGCGGTAAAAAATATTGGGGTGATATATTTAATTATACGCGTTCGCTTGATAAAAGCAGGCCGGTGACTGTTCCGAATTGTACAAGAGCGGGTGTTGATGATCCGGTTTTTGAATTCTGCGATATTATTTCGATCAATAGATATTACGGCTGGTACGAGTATCCCGGAAAAATTGAGTATGCAGTAAAGATTCTTGGAGATGAAATGGATTTGATTTATAAAAAATATCGGAAGCCGATGATAATGACAGAGTTTGGAGTTGATACTGTATCCGGACTGCATTCGACTTCCGATCAAATGTTCACAGAAGAGTATCAAGCAAAATATTTGGAAGAATATATTAAACTCTTCCGTACAAAAAGTTATATGGTCGGCGAGCATGTTTGGAACTTTGCCGATTTCAGAACTCCGCAGCATTTTAGAAGGGTTATAATGAATTTGAAGGGAGTATTTTCAAGAGAAAGAGCGCCAAAATTTGCTGCATTCAAGCTGAAAGAAATATGGGGGAAAAACGAATAA
- a CDS encoding metallophosphoesterase family protein — translation MKSKFTLFFFLTLLLQLDILFAQSNQSIDKPQRIILNLTENPATSIALTWRTINKFSNSEVRFTEATNWTDFLKSVQSLKTKIDSVKIDEVHYAFQYSVILKNLKPNTLYVYSVGHDSVWSEWNQFKTAEDKNAKFDFIYFGDPQVELIQHCSRLFREAYKTDAAAKFWLFVGDLTDKPNYDSLWGAFFFAVDFFSKVTPLVTVPGNHEYTKFGPGKTKTKEFTPLYRPHFTLPENGIKGMEEKSYYFDYQGARFIMLDGNERLDEQAKWMEPLLTNNPNKWTIVSMHQAIYSTGRTRDNKEIQKILLPLYNKYSVDLVLQGDDHTYGRTYKLRNGVRVNDNENGTVYIVSVSGPKQYTLNPKYKDLMVKMGEKTQLFQVITVDNNKLIFKSYTITGELFDSFELNKK, via the coding sequence ATGAAATCAAAATTTACTCTCTTCTTCTTTCTAACACTTTTATTGCAATTGGATATTTTATTTGCGCAGTCAAATCAGTCAATTGATAAACCACAGAGAATAATATTAAATCTAACTGAAAACCCGGCCACAAGTATTGCATTAACCTGGCGGACAATCAATAAATTTTCAAATTCCGAAGTTCGTTTTACCGAAGCCACAAATTGGACCGACTTCTTAAAATCCGTTCAATCTTTAAAAACAAAAATCGATTCAGTGAAAATTGACGAAGTTCATTACGCATTTCAGTATTCGGTAATTCTGAAAAATTTGAAACCAAATACACTTTATGTTTATTCTGTAGGTCATGATTCTGTCTGGAGCGAGTGGAACCAATTTAAAACTGCAGAAGATAAGAACGCAAAATTTGATTTTATTTATTTTGGCGATCCGCAGGTAGAACTGATACAACATTGTTCAAGATTATTTAGAGAAGCTTATAAAACTGATGCCGCTGCAAAGTTTTGGTTATTCGTTGGCGATCTGACCGATAAACCAAATTATGATAGTCTCTGGGGCGCATTCTTTTTTGCCGTTGATTTTTTCTCTAAAGTCACTCCGTTAGTAACTGTTCCCGGAAATCATGAGTACACAAAATTCGGCCCCGGCAAAACTAAGACAAAAGAATTCACTCCATTGTATAGACCACACTTTACATTACCTGAAAATGGCATAAAGGGAATGGAAGAAAAAAGCTACTACTTTGATTATCAGGGCGCAAGATTTATTATGCTTGATGGCAATGAAAGACTTGATGAACAAGCTAAATGGATGGAACCGCTTCTTACTAACAATCCGAATAAGTGGACCATTGTATCAATGCACCAGGCAATTTATTCAACTGGAAGAACTCGCGATAATAAAGAGATTCAAAAAATTTTACTTCCTCTATACAATAAATATTCAGTTGATTTAGTACTTCAGGGTGATGATCATACTTACGGAAGAACTTACAAACTCAGAAATGGTGTGCGAGTAAACGACAATGAAAATGGAACGGTTTATATCGTGTCTGTAAGCGGACCAAAACAGTACACTCTTAATCCTAAATACAAAGACCTAATGGTAAAGATGGGTGAGAAAACTCAGTTGTTTCAAGTAATTACTGTCGATAACAATAAATTAATTTTCAAATCGTACACTATAACAGGTGAATTATTCGATTCATTTGAGCTGAACAAAAAATAA
- a CDS encoding GntR family transcriptional regulator, with amino-acid sequence MSTGIDINNPKPLYEQIEIDIKEKIERGELKRGQQIASQNDLVKEYGVSLITVKKALSDLVNDGTLFTRQGKGTFVAETSLRKIELSGHKTIGVVLRDLKHPFFSLIIHSIEKRTSELGYNFLLSSSSNSLEKEEAQINRFRELNVDGIIIASLSLEYRATDFIQKLHDDNFPYIIVSYIHDPDYWYVGADHEYGGYIATEHLIKLGYKNIGYLHAGKGNLLSEVRKNGYYRALNEYNVQYDSHLVYYLSEAKFDQYSDRFMQGYEFGKKFLSFENKPDALFVYSDLVALGFNQAVTENGMKIPDDIAIVGYDDIQVSSFASIPLTTIHQPADKIGELAVDILQKRIDNKDIGNRTILKPTLMVRDSCGAKKRIITLDTLAG; translated from the coding sequence ATGAGCACTGGAATTGACATTAATAATCCGAAACCTCTTTACGAGCAGATTGAAATTGATATAAAAGAAAAAATCGAGAGAGGTGAGTTAAAACGCGGGCAGCAAATCGCTTCGCAGAATGATTTAGTTAAAGAGTATGGCGTCAGTTTAATTACTGTAAAAAAAGCACTTTCGGATTTGGTTAACGATGGAACTCTGTTCACCCGGCAAGGCAAAGGTACTTTTGTTGCAGAAACATCATTAAGGAAAATTGAGCTCTCCGGTCACAAAACGATTGGTGTTGTATTAAGAGATTTAAAACATCCCTTCTTTTCGCTTATCATTCATAGCATAGAAAAAAGAACTTCCGAACTTGGTTATAATTTTTTGTTATCGAGTTCATCAAATAGTTTAGAAAAAGAAGAAGCGCAAATAAATAGGTTTAGAGAACTTAATGTAGACGGTATTATAATTGCTTCCTTATCACTGGAATATAGAGCGACAGATTTCATACAGAAACTTCATGATGATAATTTCCCTTATATAATCGTCTCTTATATTCACGATCCGGATTATTGGTATGTCGGTGCCGATCATGAATATGGCGGCTACATTGCAACGGAACATCTAATAAAACTCGGATATAAAAATATCGGCTACCTTCATGCTGGTAAAGGAAATTTATTGAGTGAGGTTCGCAAAAATGGTTATTACAGAGCGCTCAACGAATATAATGTTCAGTATGATTCGCACCTCGTTTACTATCTCAGCGAGGCAAAATTTGATCAGTATAGTGATCGTTTCATGCAAGGATATGAATTTGGTAAAAAATTCCTAAGCTTTGAAAATAAGCCGGATGCATTATTTGTCTACAGTGATCTGGTCGCACTAGGATTTAATCAAGCTGTAACTGAAAATGGAATGAAAATTCCGGATGATATCGCAATAGTTGGATATGACGATATTCAAGTTTCTTCTTTTGCTTCAATTCCATTAACAACAATACATCAGCCAGCCGATAAAATTGGGGAACTTGCAGTTGATATCCTGCAAAAACGGATAGATAATAAAGACATTGGTAATAGAACCATTTTAAAACCTACGCTAATGGTAAGAGATTCATGCGGCGCTAAAAAGAGAATTATAACACTGGATACATTAGCCGGATAG
- a CDS encoding T9SS type A sorting domain-containing protein, with amino-acid sequence MKQSKQILTSLVAVILFLLVLPQSAYSQTYIDVAPGFSTLNDAVVANTNPDVIFRLQRGPDAIYLLNGSITANIPLRIEAVPGTGSRPQLIPGLGSGGVSDIPLRAKANVTLNGVYLTSKDEGGAYLSQIIRVQADGVRLKLNDCFLENSAQSAIRTDNKNSKIYLTGSTFRNCASDWANGRGIDDRGVAMDTLYLENNTIYNIASRFLRDGGGYINYVYVNHNTFANMGIRVMDIGECPTVIFKNNLIYNCGFLGKGKSSTDALLLLSPLTNTVFAGVTQSVEVHNNNFYLSPEIVAVYSDTVIAKPSYNAQMNSAIGLSGTGGNTISEGVSFTLAPIASNTAVLASLYWADPALDNGTTATGLRTTGTFNFAYPTTALSYTAGTSNQPLGALTWFGIAVGVKDNITTIPTGYELSANYPNPFNPSTTIHFALPERAQVKLVVFNSLGQIVASLVNETKESGSYSVVWNGKSEHGFIVPSGIYFYRIDAGNFSSTHKMVLLK; translated from the coding sequence ATGAAACAAAGTAAACAAATATTAACCAGTCTTGTTGCAGTGATTTTATTCCTGCTGGTATTGCCTCAATCTGCATATTCTCAAACCTATATTGATGTAGCTCCAGGTTTTTCTACTCTTAATGATGCGGTTGTTGCCAACACCAATCCCGATGTAATTTTTAGATTGCAACGAGGTCCTGACGCAATTTATCTTCTTAACGGATCTATAACCGCAAATATTCCTTTGCGCATAGAAGCTGTTCCGGGTACAGGCTCCAGACCACAATTAATTCCGGGACTTGGTTCCGGAGGTGTCTCAGATATACCGCTTCGTGCTAAAGCTAACGTAACACTTAATGGCGTCTATTTGACTTCGAAGGATGAAGGCGGTGCATATTTAAGTCAGATTATTAGAGTTCAAGCTGATGGTGTGAGACTAAAATTAAATGATTGTTTTTTGGAAAACTCAGCCCAGTCCGCAATCAGAACTGATAATAAAAATTCAAAAATATATCTAACCGGTTCCACCTTTAGAAACTGTGCTTCCGACTGGGCTAACGGTAGAGGTATAGATGATCGTGGTGTAGCCATGGATACACTATATCTGGAAAATAATACAATCTATAATATTGCTTCCAGATTTTTGAGAGATGGCGGCGGATATATTAACTACGTTTACGTAAATCACAATACGTTTGCCAATATGGGTATAAGAGTTATGGATATTGGTGAATGCCCTACTGTAATTTTCAAAAATAATTTGATTTACAATTGCGGATTCCTCGGTAAGGGGAAAAGTAGTACAGATGCATTGTTATTATTAAGTCCTCTTACTAATACGGTTTTTGCAGGAGTTACACAGTCGGTAGAAGTACATAATAATAATTTTTATCTAAGTCCGGAAATAGTAGCGGTTTACAGCGATACCGTAATTGCAAAGCCATCTTACAATGCACAGATGAACAGCGCAATTGGTTTGTCCGGTACAGGTGGTAATACTATTTCTGAAGGGGTTTCATTTACGTTAGCACCTATTGCAAGTAATACCGCGGTATTAGCATCACTTTACTGGGCAGATCCAGCTCTTGATAATGGTACTACAGCAACAGGTTTGCGCACAACCGGAACATTTAATTTTGCATATCCAACAACAGCATTATCATATACAGCAGGTACATCCAATCAACCGCTTGGAGCTTTAACATGGTTCGGTATTGCGGTTGGTGTTAAAGATAATATCACAACAATTCCAACCGGTTATGAATTATCTGCAAACTATCCAAATCCGTTTAATCCATCTACAACAATTCATTTTGCTCTACCGGAACGCGCTCAAGTTAAACTGGTAGTTTTTAATTCTCTTGGACAGATTGTAGCATCGCTGGTGAATGAAACGAAAGAAAGCGGATCTTACTCGGTTGTTTGGAATGGTAAATCTGAACATGGTTTTATTGTTCCAAGTGGTATTTATTTCTATCGTATAGATGCAGGTAATTTTTCTTCAACACATAAAATGGTTTTATTAAAATAA